From a region of the Pseudoxanthomonas sp. X-1 genome:
- a CDS encoding cyanophycinase: MCPSKVAEGAARGWLVPIGGAEDKGRDARILRRFVALAGGKAARIAVIPTASQSREAGPRYEQLFDELGARQVEVLDFGTRRDGQDRTRLARIEQASAIFFTGGNQLRLSTLLGGTPAAQLIRARNAAGIPVGGTSAGAAILSEHMIAFGREGAAPQADSVRLAPGLGLTNRFVIDQHFRQRDRLGRLLAALAYNPFAIGIGLDEDTAAFIGPDNTLEVEGSGAVTVVDAGELEFSSMAEASERDPVCMLGLKMHLLLAGATYNLATRTASPGTLARAPT, encoded by the coding sequence ATGTGTCCGAGCAAGGTGGCCGAAGGCGCGGCGCGGGGCTGGCTGGTGCCGATCGGCGGGGCCGAGGACAAGGGGCGCGATGCGCGCATCCTGCGCCGCTTCGTGGCGCTGGCCGGGGGCAAGGCGGCGCGCATCGCGGTGATCCCCACGGCCAGCCAGTCGCGCGAGGCCGGGCCGCGCTACGAGCAGCTGTTCGACGAACTCGGCGCGCGCCAGGTGGAGGTGCTGGACTTCGGCACGCGCCGCGACGGCCAGGACCGCACGCGGCTGGCGCGGATCGAACAGGCCAGCGCGATCTTCTTCACCGGCGGCAACCAGCTGCGGCTATCCACGCTGCTGGGCGGCACGCCGGCCGCGCAGCTGATCCGCGCGCGCAACGCGGCCGGGATCCCGGTCGGCGGCACCAGCGCCGGGGCGGCGATCCTGTCCGAGCACATGATCGCCTTCGGCCGCGAAGGCGCCGCACCGCAGGCCGATTCGGTGCGCCTGGCGCCAGGCCTGGGGCTGACCAACCGCTTCGTGATCGACCAGCATTTCCGCCAGCGCGACCGGCTGGGCCGGCTGCTGGCGGCGCTGGCCTACAACCCCTTCGCCATCGGCATCGGCCTGGACGAGGACACCGCGGCCTTCATCGGCCCGGACAACACGCTGGAAGTGGAAGGCTCCGGCGCGGTCACGGTGGTCGACGCGGGCGAACTGGAATTCTCGTCCATGGCCGAGGCCAGCGAGCGCGACCCGGTGTGCATGCTCGGCCTGAAGATGCATCTGCTGCTGGCCGGGGCCACCTACAACCTGGCCACGCGCACGGCCTCGCCCGGCACGCTGGCGCGGGCGCCGACATGA
- the thrA gene encoding bifunctional aspartate kinase/homoserine dehydrogenase I produces MSSPAASAPPLKTVAHKFGGTSVADATRYRHVADLLLARDEDEQVTVVSAMKGVTDALIDLAGRAAGNLADWRERWHELRARHRGAAVALLGEDSGATVEWLDGQFDTLAEVLQALSVIGELPREVLERVQGLGEVYSARLLGDHLRSRGQDCAVLDAREVLVVDRGELGVDVDWETSAQRLAQWRASHPARRVVVTGFVARDRANRITTLGRNGSDYSGAIFAALFDAAELHIWTDVDGVLSADPRVVPEAVQLESLSYDEACELAYFGAKVVHPQTMSPAIERGLPIIIRNTFQPEHPGTRITARKDAAGPVKGLTLSPDLAVVNLEGTGLIGVPGTAERVFSALRAERVSVVMISQGSSEHSICCVVKSVDAARARTALLTAFAHELAIGQIQRVQLTDGVSVLAAVGDGMAGLPGVAARLFESLGRARVNILAIAQGSSERNISVAIASSDATKALRAAHAGFWLSPQTFAVGVIGPGHVGGALLDQLRAAQPQLLGKANVDLRLRAIASSHRMLLAERSIEDDWRGVFAQAREPLDLDRFTEHLLASHLPHTVIVDCSASPAVADRYAGWLAAGIHVVTPNKQAGSGSLQRFEAIAEAAAASGARFRYEATVGAGLPVITTLRDLVDTGDAVTSIEGIFSGTLAWLFNRFDGSVPFSELVRQARAMGYTEPDPRDDLSGTDVGRKLVILAREAGRALSLEDVRIESLVPLALRQASVDDFMARLDEVDADFAQRLAAARAAGKVLRYVARLDQDGASVGLVELPADHAFANLRQTDNVVQFTTRRYCDNPLIVQGPGAGPEVTAAGVFADVLRVAAGQGARL; encoded by the coding sequence ATGTCGTCGCCCGCAGCATCCGCCCCACCGCTGAAAACCGTCGCCCACAAGTTCGGCGGCACCTCCGTGGCCGATGCCACGCGCTACCGCCACGTGGCCGACCTGCTGCTGGCGCGCGATGAGGACGAGCAGGTCACCGTGGTCTCGGCGATGAAGGGCGTGACCGATGCGCTGATCGACCTGGCCGGGCGTGCGGCCGGCAACCTGGCCGACTGGCGCGAGCGCTGGCACGAACTGCGCGCGCGCCACCGCGGCGCGGCGGTGGCGCTGCTGGGCGAGGACTCCGGGGCGACGGTGGAATGGCTGGACGGGCAGTTCGACACGCTGGCCGAGGTGCTGCAGGCGCTGTCGGTGATCGGCGAGCTGCCGCGCGAGGTGCTCGAGCGCGTGCAGGGCCTGGGCGAGGTGTATTCGGCGCGGCTGCTGGGCGACCACCTGCGCAGCCGCGGCCAGGACTGCGCGGTGCTCGACGCGCGCGAGGTGCTGGTGGTCGACCGCGGCGAGCTGGGCGTGGACGTGGACTGGGAGACCAGCGCCCAGCGCCTGGCGCAGTGGCGCGCCAGCCACCCGGCGCGGCGCGTGGTGGTGACCGGCTTCGTCGCGCGCGACCGCGCCAACCGCATCACCACGCTGGGCCGCAACGGCAGCGACTACTCCGGGGCGATCTTCGCCGCGCTGTTCGACGCCGCCGAGCTGCACATCTGGACCGACGTGGACGGTGTGCTCTCGGCCGATCCGCGCGTGGTGCCCGAGGCGGTGCAACTGGAATCGCTCAGCTACGACGAGGCCTGCGAGCTGGCGTACTTCGGCGCCAAGGTCGTGCATCCGCAGACCATGTCGCCGGCGATCGAGCGCGGCCTGCCGATCATCATCCGCAACACCTTCCAGCCCGAGCATCCGGGCACGCGCATCACCGCGCGCAAGGACGCGGCCGGACCGGTCAAGGGCCTGACGCTCTCGCCCGACCTGGCGGTGGTCAATCTGGAAGGCACCGGCCTGATCGGCGTGCCGGGCACGGCCGAGCGCGTGTTCTCGGCGCTGCGTGCCGAACGCGTGTCGGTGGTGATGATCTCGCAGGGCTCCTCGGAGCATTCGATCTGCTGCGTGGTCAAGTCGGTCGATGCCGCGCGTGCGCGCACCGCGCTGCTGACCGCCTTCGCCCACGAACTGGCGATCGGCCAGATCCAGCGCGTGCAGCTCACCGACGGGGTCAGCGTGCTGGCCGCGGTGGGCGATGGCATGGCCGGCCTGCCGGGCGTGGCGGCGCGGTTGTTCGAATCGCTGGGCCGCGCGCGGGTCAACATCCTGGCCATCGCCCAGGGCTCGTCGGAGCGCAACATCTCGGTGGCCATCGCCAGCAGCGATGCGACCAAGGCGCTGCGCGCGGCGCACGCCGGCTTCTGGCTGTCGCCGCAGACCTTCGCGGTCGGCGTGATCGGGCCGGGCCATGTCGGCGGCGCGCTGCTGGATCAGCTGCGCGCGGCGCAGCCGCAGCTGCTGGGCAAGGCCAATGTCGATCTGCGCCTGCGCGCGATCGCTTCCTCGCATCGCATGCTGCTGGCCGAACGCAGCATCGAGGACGACTGGCGCGGCGTCTTCGCCCAGGCGCGCGAGCCGCTGGACCTGGACCGCTTCACCGAACACCTGCTGGCCTCGCACCTGCCGCATACGGTGATCGTGGACTGCTCGGCCAGCCCGGCCGTGGCCGATCGCTACGCCGGCTGGCTGGCCGCCGGCATCCACGTGGTCACGCCGAACAAGCAGGCCGGCTCGGGCTCGCTGCAGCGCTTCGAGGCCATCGCCGAGGCCGCCGCCGCCAGCGGGGCGCGCTTCCGCTACGAGGCCACCGTGGGCGCCGGCCTGCCGGTGATCACCACGCTGCGCGACCTGGTGGATACCGGCGATGCGGTGACCAGCATCGAGGGCATCTTCTCCGGCACGCTGGCCTGGCTGTTCAACCGCTTCGACGGCAGCGTGCCGTTCTCCGAACTGGTCCGCCAGGCGCGGGCGATGGGCTATACCGAGCCGGATCCGCGCGACGACCTGTCCGGCACCGATGTCGGCCGCAAGCTGGTGATCCTGGCGCGCGAGGCCGGCCGCGCGCTGTCGCTGGAGGACGTGCGCATCGAGAGCCTGGTGCCGCTGGCGCTGCGCCAGGCCAGCGTGGACGACTTCATGGCGCGCCTGGACGAGGTGGACGCGGACTTCGCCCAGCGTCTGGCCGCCGCCAGGGCGGCCGGCAAGGTGCTGCGCTACGTCGCGCGCCTGGACCAGGACGGCGCCAGCGTCGGCCTGGTCGAACTGCCCGCCGACCACGCCTTCGCCAACCTGCGCCAGACCGACAACGTCGTGCAGTTCACCACGCGCCGCTACTGCGACAACCCGCTGATCGTGCAGGGCCCCGGCGCCGGCCCGGAAGTGACCGCGGCCGGCGTGTTCGCCGATGTGCTGCGCGTGGCGGCCGGGCAGGGGGCGCGCCTGTGA